One window from the genome of Zymoseptoria tritici IPO323 chromosome 11, whole genome shotgun sequence encodes:
- the MgBck1 gene encoding serine/threonine kinase (Mitogen-activated protein kinase kinase kinase (MAPKKK) acting in the cell wall integrity signaling pathway), which produces MNTTTGELLAVKQVEVNHKGQSADPNKIREMVKALDQEIDTMQHLDHVNIVQYLGCEKKEYSISIFLEYISGGSVGSCLRKHGKFEEPVVSSLTRQTLGGLAYLHSEGILHRDLKADNILLDLDGTCKISDFGISKRSANPYNNDITNSMQGSVFWMAPEVIRAHQGYSAKVDIWSLGCVVLEMFAGRRPWSKEEAIGAIYKLGSLNQAPPIPDDVSTVVGPAALSFMYDCFTIQPGERPTAETLLRAPFCIFDPHYNFLDTELYAKIRGAF; this is translated from the exons ATGAACACCACCACGGGAGAGCTGCTCGCCGTCAAGCAAGTCGAGGTCAACCATAAAGGGCAGAGCGCAGACCCGAACAAGATCCGGGAGATGGTGAAAGCCTTGGATCAGGAGATCGACACGATGCAGCACTTGGACCATGTGAACATCGTGCAATACCTTGGTTGCGAGAAGAAAGAGTACAGCATTTCTATCTTCCTCGAGTACATCTCTGGTGGCAGCGTCGGCTCCTGTCTCCGAAAGCACGGCAAATTCGAGGAACCTGTCGTCAGCTCGCTCACTCGGCAGACACTCGGTGGTCTAGCTTACCTTCACAGCGAAGGCATCCTCCATCGCGACTTGAAAGCcgacaacatcctcctcgacctcgatgGGACCTGCAAAATCTCTGACTTTGGCATTTCCAAACGTAGCGCGAACCCTTATAACAACGACATCACCAATAGCATGCAAGGCAGCGTCTTCTGGATGGCTCCCGAAGTCATCCGCGCGCA CCAGGGCTACAGTGCCAAAGTCGACATCTGGTCGCTGGGCTGTGTCGTGCTGGAGATGTTTGCTGGACGCCGACCGTGGAGCAAAGAAGAGGCCATCGGCGCGATTTACAAGTTGGGCAGTCTGAACCAGGCGCCGCCCATTCCGGATGATGTTTCGACTGTTGTGGGGCCGGCGGCGTTGAGCTTTATGTATGATTGCTTTACGAT TCAACCGGGCGAGAGACCTACGGCGGAAACGTTGCTTCGTGCTCCGTTCTGCATTTTCGATCCGCATTACAATTTCTTGGATACTGAATTGTATGCGAAGATCCGTGGAGCGTTCTGA